GGTGACGGACGGCATCGCCATGGGTCACCAGGGCATGAAGTCGTCGCTGGTGAGCCGTGACGTGATCGCGGACTCGGTCGAACTCACCATGCGCGGCCATTGCTATGACGCGCTGGTGGGCCTTGCAGGCTGCGACAAGAGCCTGCCCGGCATGATGATGTCGATGCTGCGCCTCAATGTGCCGAGTGTCTTCATGTATGGCGGCTCGATCATGCCGGGTCAGTTCAAGGGCAAGGATGTAACGGTGCTGGACGTGTTTGAAGGCGTTGGCCAGCACTCCGCCGGCAACATGTCGGATGATGACCTGCATGAGCTTGAGTGCGTGGCGTGCCCGAGCGCGGGCGCCTGTGGCGGACAGTTCACGGCCAACACCATGGCCTGCGTGTCCGAAGCCATCGGCCTTGCCCTGCCGAACTCCGCCGGTGCGCCTGCGCCCTATGAGAGCCGTGACGCCTATGCGGAGGCCTCAGGCCGCGCGGTGATGGAGCTGATCAAGACGGGTCTGCGCCCGCGCGACATCTGCACGCGCAAGGCGTTCGAGAATGCGGCAACCGTGGTTGCGGCTTCCGGCGGCTCGACTAACGCGGGGCTGCACCTGCCGGCCATGGCTGCTGAGGCGGGCATCGACTTCGACCTGATGGAAGTGGCCGAGATCTTCAAGAAGACGCCCTATGTGGCGGACCTCAAGCCGGGCGGCAATTACGTGGCCAAGGACATGTATGAAGCCGGCGGCGTGCCGATGCTGCTGAAGACGCTTCTCGAAGGCGGCTTCCTGCACGGCGACTGCATCACCGCGACCGGGAAGACCCTTGCCGAGAACCTCGAGGAAATCGAGTGGAACCCGGAGCAGAAGGTGATCTACCCGGTGTCCAACCCGATCACGCCGACGGGCGGCGTTGTGGGCCTTCAGGGCTCGCTGGCACCGGACGGGGCCATCGTGAAGGTGGCGGGCCTTGAGAAGCTCCAGTTCTCCGGCCCGGCCCGCTGCTTTGACTGCGAGGAAGACGCCTTCGAGGCGGTGGAGAACCGTCAGTACGAAGAAGGTGAAGTACTGGTGATCCGCTACGAGGGCCCGAAGGGCGGCCCGGGCATGCGCGAGATGCTGTCCACCACCTCGGCGCTGTATGGCCAGGGGATGGGCGACAAGGTGGCGCTGATCACCGACGGGCGCTTCTCCGGCGCGACGCGCGGCTTCTGCATCGGCCATGTGGGCCCGGAAGCAGCTGAAGGCGGGCCGATCGGCCTGATCGAGGATGGCGACATCATCACCATCGATGCCGAGAAGGGCACGCTGGAACTTGATGTCTCCGCAGATGTTCTGGAACAGCGGCGTGCCAAATGGCAGCCGCGCAAGACAGATTATAATTCCGGCACATTGTGGAAATACACTCAGCTCGTCGGTCCGGCCCGCTATGGCGCGCTGACCCATCCGGGCGCAAAGGAAGAAACGCATGTTTATGCGGACATCTAAGACCGTTTTGACGCTTCTGGCGGGACTGGCCCTTGCGGGCCTCCCGGCAGCAGCGTTTGCCGCACCGCTGCAGGACGGTATTGAGCTCTACAGCTCCGGCGACGTTGCAGGCGCAACCGCTGCCTGGGTGAAGGGCGCGGAAGAGGGCGATGCGACGGCTGCCTATCTCGCCGCCAAGATGTATGAGGGCGGCAAGGGCGTGGCCCGCAATCCGGGCAACATCGTCTACTACATGCAGAAGGCGGCCGAGGGTAACCACATCCAGGCGCAGGTGGAGCTTGCGGATTTCTACCGCGCGGGCTTTCCCGATGCGGACCTTGAGAAGGACGCCAACCTGGCGCTGGCCTGGTATGAGAAGGCCGCGCTGAAGCAACATGCTGAAGCCCAGATGAAGATCGGCGAAATGCACTATCACGGTGTCGGCGCGGAGCGGAACCGGTTTGAAGGCATCCGCTGGTATGAGCTCGCCGCTGAGAAGTATTACACGCCGGCGCTCATTCACCTGGCCGGGCTTTACTGGGATGGTGATCCGCTGCCGCAGGACAAGGCGAAGGCCTATGGCTTCCTGCTACTGGCGCGGCAGGCGGCGACGGACGAGACGCGTCCCGGCGTCGACAAGCTTCTGGAGCTGCGCGAGCAGCAGATCTCACCGGCACAGCGGGACGCCGGTGTGCGGATCGCCGAGGCTTTCCGGTTCGAACACCCGAAGAAGTAGCGCGCAAAAAACGCGCCTGATCCGGCGCAAGGCGTGGTAGAGAGGGACCAGATCAAATCCCTCCGTGAGCAGCCCCATGGCCTCCACCAAGCGGCCCAGCACTGCATTGCCCAAATCCGTGTCCCGCAAGCCCCTTATCGGCTGGCGGGAATGGGTCGGGCTGCCGCAGCTTGGCGTTGATCAGATCAAGGCCAAGATTGACACCGGCGCGCGCACCAGTGCGATCCATGCTTTCAAGATAAGGGCGCTAACCGATGGCGGGGTGCCGTATGTGTCGTTCAGGCTCCACCCCGTGCAGCGGCGGAAGACGCCCGAAATCGAATGCGTGGCACCGGTGCATGACCGCCGCCGGGTGCGCAGCTCGAACGGCGAGCAGCAGATGCGCTATGTCATCCGCACACCGATTATTCTGGGCGCCCACGAAGTGCTGGCAGAAGTCACGCTGGCAGACAGGGATCAGCTTGGTTTCCGCATGCTGCTGGGGCGCGAATTGCTTCGCACACACTTCCTGATTGATCCGGGACGGTCCTTCCTTGCCGGATCACCCCAAACCGACAGCACGGCCGAACAGATGGCCGCCTTACCCTCCGAGTGAAAGTCTCAATCGCATGAAGATCGCTCTTCTGTGCCGGAACGCCGACCTCTATTCCCATCAGCGCCTGGTGGGGGCCGCCCAGGAACGGGGGCACGAGATCGACGTCATCAATCATCTGCGCTGCTATATCGACATCGCGTCGAGCGACCCAGAAATCCACTATGACGGGATATCTCTGAAGGGCTATGACGCGGTCATTCCGCGTATCGGCGCGTCGGTGACGTTTTTCGGGACCGCCGTGCTGCGCCAGTTCGAGATGATGGGCGTCTATCCGCTGAACGAGAGCGTGGCCATTACCCGCGCACGGGACAAGCTGCGCAGCCTTCAGCTGCTGCAGCGCGACGGGGTGGGGTTGCCCAACACCGTCTTTGCGCACCGGACGTCGGAAGCAACCGAGATCCTGAAACTCGCCGGCGGCGCACCGGTGGTGATCAAGCTGCTGGAGGGTACGCAGGGGATCGGGGTGGTGCTGGGCGAAACCACCAAGGCGGCGGAAAGCATCATCCAGGCATTCGGTGGCGTGCGGACCAATATCCTGGTTCAGCAATTCGTCAAGGAAGCCAATGGCGAGGATCTGCGGTGCTTCGTGGTCGGCAACAAGGTGGTGGCCGCCATGCTGCGCAAGGGCAAGGAGGGCGACTTCCGCTCCAACCTCCATCGGGGCGGCACCGCCAGCGTGGTGAAGATCTCACCGAAGGAGCGGGCCACAGCGATCAAGGCGGCGAAGGCCATGGGCCTCAATGTGTGCGGCGTGGACATGCTGCGGTCCAATGAGGGGCCGGTGGTGATGGAGGTCAACTCCTCGCCGGGTCTTCAGGGAATTGAAACAGCTACCGGCGTAGACGTTGCCGGTCAGATCATTCAGTTTATCGAAAAAAATGCCCAGCCAGGCAAAACGCACACCAAGACACCAAAGAAGCGGAGCGTCCCGAAGCGTGACTAGGAAGCAACCGGCGCGCGCCCCGCTGGATATCGGCGGCAAACTCATCGCGCCGGGAACGCGGCAGGTGGTGGATCTGCCGCTCAGCATGATGTCAGATCACACACCGGCCAGCCTGTCGCTGCAGGTGATCCATGGCCGCCGAGAGGGCCCGACAGTCTTCGTGTCGGCAGCGATCCATGGCGACGAGATTATCGGCGTGGAGATCGTCCGGCGGCTGATCCGCGCACCAGCGCTGCGGCGGATGGCCGGTACACTGTTGCTGATCCCGATCGTCAATACGTTTGGCTTCATCAATCACAGCCGCTACCTGCCGGACCGGCGCGACCTCAACCGGTCGTTTCCCGGCAGTGCTGGCGGATCGCTGGCCGCCCGGCTTGCGCATCTGTTCACCAATGAAGTTCTGGCCCGCAGCGACGTGGGGATCGATTTGCATTCAGCGGCAGTCAACCGGATCAACCTGCCGCAAATCCGGGTGGATACGAGCAACAAGCGCGCGCTGGCGCTGGCTCGCGCTTTTGCGCCGCCGGTGATCGTCAATTCCAATCTGCGCGACGGCTCACTGCGCGAGGCTGCGTCAGAGCGTAATATCCCGGTCATGGTGTTCGAGGCAGGCGAGGGCCTGCGCTTTGACGAGACGGCGATCCGGATCGGCGTCAAGGGCGTGCTCAATGTGCTGCGGGAATTGGGCATGATCACCGCCCGCAAGAGCAGTGCCGCGGCACACAAGCCCGCGCCGCAGGCTGCTGTCGCCACGCGGACATTCTGGGTGCGTGCCGCCGAGGGCGGTGTCGTGCGGACGCATTGCACCATCGGCCAGTTCGTGAAGAAGGGGGCGCTGCTGGGTGTTGTGTCCGACCCGTTCGGGGAGCGGGACACCGACATTCTCTCACCGCATACGGGGCTGATCATCGGGCGCAGCAACCTGCCGATCGTCAACGAGGGCGACGCGCTGGTGCATATCGCCTCCGTGCCCCGCGCCGCGGCAGCCCGCGCGGATCTCGACACGCTCGAGGAATCCTTCGAGGGTGACCCACTGTTTGACGAGGACGAGATCCTCTAGGGCT
The sequence above is drawn from the Pyruvatibacter mobilis genome and encodes:
- the rimK gene encoding 30S ribosomal protein S6--L-glutamate ligase; this translates as MKIALLCRNADLYSHQRLVGAAQERGHEIDVINHLRCYIDIASSDPEIHYDGISLKGYDAVIPRIGASVTFFGTAVLRQFEMMGVYPLNESVAITRARDKLRSLQLLQRDGVGLPNTVFAHRTSEATEILKLAGGAPVVIKLLEGTQGIGVVLGETTKAAESIIQAFGGVRTNILVQQFVKEANGEDLRCFVVGNKVVAAMLRKGKEGDFRSNLHRGGTASVVKISPKERATAIKAAKAMGLNVCGVDMLRSNEGPVVMEVNSSPGLQGIETATGVDVAGQIIQFIEKNAQPGKTHTKTPKKRSVPKRD
- a CDS encoding tetratricopeptide repeat protein, which translates into the protein MRTSKTVLTLLAGLALAGLPAAAFAAPLQDGIELYSSGDVAGATAAWVKGAEEGDATAAYLAAKMYEGGKGVARNPGNIVYYMQKAAEGNHIQAQVELADFYRAGFPDADLEKDANLALAWYEKAALKQHAEAQMKIGEMHYHGVGAERNRFEGIRWYELAAEKYYTPALIHLAGLYWDGDPLPQDKAKAYGFLLLARQAATDETRPGVDKLLELREQQISPAQRDAGVRIAEAFRFEHPKK
- a CDS encoding ATP-dependent zinc protease family protein, producing the protein MASTKRPSTALPKSVSRKPLIGWREWVGLPQLGVDQIKAKIDTGARTSAIHAFKIRALTDGGVPYVSFRLHPVQRRKTPEIECVAPVHDRRRVRSSNGEQQMRYVIRTPIILGAHEVLAEVTLADRDQLGFRMLLGRELLRTHFLIDPGRSFLAGSPQTDSTAEQMAALPSE
- a CDS encoding succinylglutamate desuccinylase/aspartoacylase family protein — its product is MTRKQPARAPLDIGGKLIAPGTRQVVDLPLSMMSDHTPASLSLQVIHGRREGPTVFVSAAIHGDEIIGVEIVRRLIRAPALRRMAGTLLLIPIVNTFGFINHSRYLPDRRDLNRSFPGSAGGSLAARLAHLFTNEVLARSDVGIDLHSAAVNRINLPQIRVDTSNKRALALARAFAPPVIVNSNLRDGSLREAASERNIPVMVFEAGEGLRFDETAIRIGVKGVLNVLRELGMITARKSSAAAHKPAPQAAVATRTFWVRAAEGGVVRTHCTIGQFVKKGALLGVVSDPFGERDTDILSPHTGLIIGRSNLPIVNEGDALVHIASVPRAAAARADLDTLEESFEGDPLFDEDEIL
- the ilvD gene encoding dihydroxy-acid dehydratase: MSANTFDKSKLPSRHVTVGPQRAPHRSYYYAMGLSQEEIDQPFVGVATCWNEAAPCNIALQRQAQSVKRGVKDAAGTPREFCTITVTDGIAMGHQGMKSSLVSRDVIADSVELTMRGHCYDALVGLAGCDKSLPGMMMSMLRLNVPSVFMYGGSIMPGQFKGKDVTVLDVFEGVGQHSAGNMSDDDLHELECVACPSAGACGGQFTANTMACVSEAIGLALPNSAGAPAPYESRDAYAEASGRAVMELIKTGLRPRDICTRKAFENAATVVAASGGSTNAGLHLPAMAAEAGIDFDLMEVAEIFKKTPYVADLKPGGNYVAKDMYEAGGVPMLLKTLLEGGFLHGDCITATGKTLAENLEEIEWNPEQKVIYPVSNPITPTGGVVGLQGSLAPDGAIVKVAGLEKLQFSGPARCFDCEEDAFEAVENRQYEEGEVLVIRYEGPKGGPGMREMLSTTSALYGQGMGDKVALITDGRFSGATRGFCIGHVGPEAAEGGPIGLIEDGDIITIDAEKGTLELDVSADVLEQRRAKWQPRKTDYNSGTLWKYTQLVGPARYGALTHPGAKEETHVYADI